Genomic DNA from Haloarcula marina:
ACATCGGCGCGGGACCTCGAAGTAGCCCCGACGGAGGGCCGCGGTGACGCACTCGCGCTGGCGCGTCGTGAGCGGGTCCCGGCCCTCGGCGGCGTGGACGACAGACAGCAGTTCGTAGTCGTGGTCGTCGGCGTCGAGTGCGTCGCCGAACGCCTCGAACTGCGCGCGGGTCGCCGTCAGGTCGAACTCCATGACGCCGTCCTCGACGACGATGGGGAACTCCGGCGGGAGCGACGAGGCCCAGAGGAACTCGTAGAGGCCCTGTTCGACGGCCTCGTACTGGCCGATGGCGCGCCGGTCGTCCGCCCACAGCGTCCGGTACTCGGAGATGTCTGGGTGGGCGTCGATGGCGTCGACGACGGCCTCGGCGTCGGCCGCGCGAACCTCCCCCAGTTCCAGCGCCCGGTCGCCCATCGGGACGCCCGTGAGCAGTCGAAGCGTCGCGTCCGGGAACGCCGTCGACACCGTCGCGGCCCAGATATCCGACCGGAGCGCCAGTCGGAAGCGAGCGCGTATCAACGCGACCCCTCCCGCGGCGGCCGTCGGCGTCGTCGACCCACCATCTCGGTCCTCCGTTGGACCCGTCGGTCGATAAACGTCGCGCCGGGCCGCCCCAGTCGTCGGCCGTCGGGCCATGCCTCATGCCGTCCCCCGGTACCAGCGCAGGGTCGCGTACGCCGACCCGACGATGACCGACGCGATGAGCGCGAGCAAGATTGCGAACGCGGCGTAGCCGACCGCCGGGTCGGCGTACGGCAGTATCACGTCGCGGGGCGGTTCGACGGCCCACGGGCTGACGTGGAAGTAGGCGAGCATCGCCGTACTGAGCGCGAAAAAGGCGGCCCAGTACCGGTTCCCGGCGCGGCCAGACAGCGTCAGGACGAGTCCGATAGCGACGACCGGATAGACGACGAGACTGTACGTGAAGGGGTTCACCTGCCCCGTTATCGGCCAGCCGACGTGGTTCCCTCTGACCACGTGGTCGACGTGATGGGCCGCGCCGAGCACCATCGAGAGGGCGACCAGCGAGTAGAGAGCACGTTGCACGCCCGTTCGGGCGGGCCGTTCGTCCGGCGTGTGGTCGGTTCGAGCCATACGTTGCGGTACGTCAGTGGCAGCGTTCAGACTGTGCCCAACATGTTGGGCACGATGGCCGCACGAGCGCCGAGAGCCACCGCGCACCGGCCATGGGCAGGACCCCGTTTCGGCGTCCGCCCGCGACGCGGCGAGCGGTAGCCTCATTGGTGGGAAGGGCAAACGCCGGGGTAGATGGTAGCGACGAGTGTGCTGGCGACGTTGGTCGTCGCCGCAGCGGCGAGTCTGTTCATGGCCTGGGCTATCGGCGCGGGGTCCTCGGGGTCAACACCCTTCGCGCCCGCGGTCGGGGCGAATGCGATTTCCGTGATGCGCGCGGGCTTTTTCGTCGGCCTGCTCGGCCTCGCCGGTGCGGTGTTACAGGGCGCGAACGTCACCGAAACCGTCGGCGGTAGCCTCGTCCTCTTTCCGGCGGGCGGCGGGCTTTCGGCTATCGCCGCCATCATCGCGCTGGTCACCGCCGCCGTCCTCGTCGCCGTCGGTATCTTCACCGGCTATCCAATCGCGACGGCGTTCACCGTCACCGGGGCCGTCGTCGGCGTCGGACTGGCGATGGGCGGGCAACCGGCGACGGCGAAGTACCTCGAAATCGTCACGCTGTGGGTGGCGGTGCCGTTCGTCGGCGGTGGCATCGCCTTCGCGACGGCGTGGCTCCTGCGCCACGAGTCGGTCCCCGAGCGAGTGGTGGTCCCCGTCCTCGGCGGACTGGTCGCGGCGCTGCTTGCGAACGTCCGGTTCGTCCTCCTGGCCCCCGGGTCACAGCAGGCGTCCGTCGCGGGCGCCGTCGCCCAATCGCTCGGGACGCCGACGCTCCCGACCATCGCGGCGACGACGCTCCTCGTCGCCACCCTCGGTGGCGGCCTGCTGTATCGGGACATCCGCGCCGACCCCGACGCCGGGCAACGGCACTTCCTGCTGGTGCTGGGCGGACTCGTCGCGTTCTCCGCCGGGGGGAGCCAGGTCGGCCTCGCGCTGGGACCGCTCCTCCCGCTTCTGGGCGACGGACCGACGGCGGGCATCCCCATCACGGGCGTCCTGCTGTTCGGTGGATTGGGCCTGCTCCTCGGGTCGTGGACCGGCGCGCCCCGGATGATAAAGGCGCTGTCGCAGGACTACTCCTCGCTGGGGCCGCGCCGCTCCATCGCCGCGCTCATCCCGAGTTTCGTCATCGCTCAGACGGCCGTCTTCTTCGGCATCCCCGTCTCGTTCAACGAGATAATCGTCTCGGCCATCGTCGGGTCCGGCGCGGCCGCTGGCGGCGGGGAAGTGAGTCGCGAGAAGATGGTGAAGACGGTACTCGCGTGGGTCGGGTCGCTCGCGCTGGCGTTCGCGCTCAGTTACGGCGTGTTCGTCGCCGTCGACGCGGTGATGTAATCACTCCGGTTGGACCTCTTCGGTGTCGGACTCGACGCCCTCGGCCTCGCTCTCGCCGTCCGGATTGAGTTTGACGACGCGGGCTTTCATGATGCGGGTGTTCTCGACTTGCTCGACCCGAATCTCGACGCCCTCGTAGGTGATGGTCTCGCCCTCCTCGACGAGGCGGCCCGCGCGGTTGAAGATGAACCCGGCGATGGTCTCGAACTCCTCGCCCTCGGGGAGTTCGAGGTCCAGCGCCTCGTTGACCTCCTCGATGTTGACCTCGCCTTTGACCGTCACGGTGTCGTCGTCGACGTATTCTATCGGCTCCTCTTCCTCGCCTTCGAGAATCTCGCCGACGATTTCCTCGGTGAGGTCTTCCATCGTCACCAGCCCCTCGGTGGTCCCGAACTCGTCGATGACGATGACCATGTGGAGGCGCTCGGCGCGCATCTCGGTCAGCAGGTCGTCGACGTTCTTCGACTCGGGGACGTGGAGGGTCGGTTCGATGAGGTCCTCCAAGACGATGGACTCCGGGATGGCCTCGCCGTAGTTCAGGTCCCGGACCAGATCGCGGATGTGGACGACGCCGATGACGTTGTCCAGACTCCCCTCGTACACCGGCAGGCGGGCGTGCCCGCTCTGGATGCACGTCTCTAAGGCCTCGCGCACGGAGTCGTCTTTGGCGACGGCGGTCATGTCGAGGCGCGGGGTCATGACCTCCTTGGCGATGGTGTCGTTGAACCGGAGGGTGCGCTGGAGCATCTCCCGCTCCTCCTCGTCTAAGACGCCCTCGCGTTCGCCCGTCTCGATGATGTCCTGAATCTCCTCGCGGGTGACGTAGGACGTCTCGATGGCCGAGCGGCCGCCGGTTATCTTGTTGACCACGCGCGTCAAGTAGTCGAACAGGAGGATGAGCGGGAGCAGGACCTTCTCGGCGAACTTCAGCGGCCGCGCGATGGTCAGCGCCCACGACTCGGTGTTCTCGACGGCGTAGCTCTTGGGCGCGCTCTCGCCGAACAGCAACACGACGGCGGTGATGCCGAACGTGGCGACGGCGACGGCCTGCCCCTGCGTGAGGTACATCGCGAGCAGTCCCGTCGCGATGGAGGACATGGCGATGTTGACGAGGTTGTTGCCGACGAGAATGGTGACCAGCAGACGGTGCGGGTCGCCCTTGAGCGCTTTGAGCGTCTTCGCGCCCGGCACGCCGTCCTCGACCAGCGCCTCGGTCCGGTGGGCCGGAAGCGAGAACATCGCGATTTCCGAAGACGAGAAGAACGCCGACAGCACGATAAGAAGTACGATAGTGGCGATACCACCGAACAACACGGCACTCTGCGGGATTGCGACGCCGACGACCTCGATAGTCTGTAGCATCGCTACGGACGGCACGAGCGTCGCGGGTGGGTCCAAGGCCATCAACGGTCGAAGTTGTAATCCCCCGGGATTAAGGCTTGTCATGGTCCCCTCCGAAGCCCTTACCAGCGTCTTACGCGTACAGACGGCCGTATGAGCGAGCCAGCCATCACACTGTACCGGCTACAGGCGTGCCCGTTCTGTGAGCGGGTCGTTCGAGCGCTCCGCGAACACGGCCTCGACTACCGCTCGCGATTCGTCGAGCCGATGCACTCGGAGCGAGACGTGGTCAAACGACTGTCGGGCAAGCGGACCGTCCCGGCCATCGTCGATGAGAACACCGGCATCACGATGAGCGAGAGCGCCAACATCGTCGAGTACATAGAGCGGACGTACGGCAACGGCGAACGCGACGCGGACGACGGGGGTGTCGCCTGATGGACCTCGACTTCGACGTGGTCGAGTTGAACGCCGCCGACCACCCGGAGGCGGGCGAGACGGTCCCCGATTTCACGCGACCGCTGGTCAACGACGAGTTCTGGGAGGACGTGTCCCTCTCGGAGGTGTGTGCCGAGAGCGACGACCCCGTCGTTCTCGTCTTCCACCCGATGGACGGTGCGTTCCCGGCGACGTACATCTGGAACGAGATTCGGGACCGCGCGTGGCACGAAGACGCCACCGTGGTCGGCCTGTCCATTTCGACGCCCTACGCACACAAGGACCTCCTCGAAGAACGGGACATCGAGGGCGACTATCGCGTGTACTCGGACCCCGGTAACGGCGTCGCCGAGCAGTACGGCATCGCGATGGAACTGGACGGGATGACCGGCATCGCAGAA
This window encodes:
- a CDS encoding hemolysin family protein; translation: MALDPPATLVPSVAMLQTIEVVGVAIPQSAVLFGGIATIVLLIVLSAFFSSSEIAMFSLPAHRTEALVEDGVPGAKTLKALKGDPHRLLVTILVGNNLVNIAMSSIATGLLAMYLTQGQAVAVATFGITAVVLLFGESAPKSYAVENTESWALTIARPLKFAEKVLLPLILLFDYLTRVVNKITGGRSAIETSYVTREEIQDIIETGEREGVLDEEEREMLQRTLRFNDTIAKEVMTPRLDMTAVAKDDSVREALETCIQSGHARLPVYEGSLDNVIGVVHIRDLVRDLNYGEAIPESIVLEDLIEPTLHVPESKNVDDLLTEMRAERLHMVIVIDEFGTTEGLVTMEDLTEEIVGEILEGEEEEPIEYVDDDTVTVKGEVNIEEVNEALDLELPEGEEFETIAGFIFNRAGRLVEEGETITYEGVEIRVEQVENTRIMKARVVKLNPDGESEAEGVESDTEEVQPE
- a CDS encoding helix-turn-helix domain-containing protein, which encodes MARRPTTGAARRDVYRPTGPTEDRDGGSTTPTAAAGGVALIRARFRLALRSDIWAATVSTAFPDATLRLLTGVPMGDRALELGEVRAADAEAVVDAIDAHPDISEYRTLWADDRRAIGQYEAVEQGLYEFLWASSLPPEFPIVVEDGVMEFDLTATRAQFEAFGDALDADDHDYELLSVVHAAEGRDPLTTRQRECVTAALRRGYFEVPRRCTLADVAADLGVDTSTASETIRRATGRVMEQFLLGDDSL
- a CDS encoding redoxin domain-containing protein — its product is MDLDFDVVELNAADHPEAGETVPDFTRPLVNDEFWEDVSLSEVCAESDDPVVLVFHPMDGAFPATYIWNEIRDRAWHEDATVVGLSISTPYAHKDLLEERDIEGDYRVYSDPGNGVAEQYGIAMELDGMTGIAEPRPSVFVLDGDRTVQYAWVADEWPDFPDYDTVEAQL
- a CDS encoding inorganic phosphate transporter; translation: MVATSVLATLVVAAAASLFMAWAIGAGSSGSTPFAPAVGANAISVMRAGFFVGLLGLAGAVLQGANVTETVGGSLVLFPAGGGLSAIAAIIALVTAAVLVAVGIFTGYPIATAFTVTGAVVGVGLAMGGQPATAKYLEIVTLWVAVPFVGGGIAFATAWLLRHESVPERVVVPVLGGLVAALLANVRFVLLAPGSQQASVAGAVAQSLGTPTLPTIAATTLLVATLGGGLLYRDIRADPDAGQRHFLLVLGGLVAFSAGGSQVGLALGPLLPLLGDGPTAGIPITGVLLFGGLGLLLGSWTGAPRMIKALSQDYSSLGPRRSIAALIPSFVIAQTAVFFGIPVSFNEIIVSAIVGSGAAAGGGEVSREKMVKTVLAWVGSLALAFALSYGVFVAVDAVM
- a CDS encoding glutathione S-transferase N-terminal domain-containing protein gives rise to the protein MSEPAITLYRLQACPFCERVVRALREHGLDYRSRFVEPMHSERDVVKRLSGKRTVPAIVDENTGITMSESANIVEYIERTYGNGERDADDGGVA